A single window of Caldicellulosiruptor bescii DSM 6725 DNA harbors:
- a CDS encoding DRTGG domain-containing protein, whose amino-acid sequence MPSILDLCRYFELANGTVKDEQYENVYIGDVLSFAISHIKDNSIWITIQNNVNVVAIATLREVKAIILTEGVKPDADMLQKSIEQQIPIFTTELSHFETARLLILKEKEDKNEALL is encoded by the coding sequence GTGCCAAGCATTTTAGATTTATGCAGGTATTTTGAATTGGCAAATGGGACTGTAAAGGATGAACAGTATGAAAATGTATACATTGGAGATGTTTTAAGTTTTGCAATATCGCATATTAAGGACAATAGTATATGGATTACCATTCAAAACAATGTAAATGTGGTTGCTATAGCAACTCTCAGAGAAGTAAAAGCAATAATCTTGACAGAAGGAGTAAAGCCCGACGCTGATATGCTTCAAAAATCAATAGAGCAGCAAATTCCAATTTTTACAACAGAACTTTCACATTTTGAAACAGCAAGGTTGTTGATTCTTAAAGAAAAGGAAGATAAAAATGAAGCTTTATTATGA
- a CDS encoding PHP domain-containing protein, with protein sequence MKLYYDLHIHSLLSPCADNDMTPHNIINMAKLKGLDVISVTDHNSTLNLENFLEVASLLDILFIPGIEIETEEEIHVLLYFKHKDVSIIREFQGIIDKHLPFVKLREDIYGNQYIVDTQDNIIGSYEKLLLQPLTLNLKQVYEVSKFYNMVFIPAHIDRQSFGVIGRLGFLPEELTNLTFLELSGTNEIEFTKFLPQNKDYIFLHSSDAHHLWEINEREFFIESDILYTIFFN encoded by the coding sequence ATGAAGCTTTATTATGACCTTCATATTCATTCGTTGCTTTCTCCGTGTGCAGATAATGATATGACACCACATAATATAATAAATATGGCAAAGTTAAAGGGATTAGATGTTATATCTGTTACAGACCATAACTCCACATTAAACCTTGAAAATTTTTTAGAAGTGGCAAGTTTACTTGACATTCTGTTTATACCTGGAATTGAGATTGAAACAGAAGAGGAGATTCATGTTCTGCTGTATTTTAAGCACAAAGATGTTTCAATTATCAGAGAATTTCAGGGCATTATTGACAAACATTTACCTTTTGTTAAGCTTAGAGAAGATATTTATGGTAATCAATACATTGTTGATACACAGGACAATATAATTGGAAGCTATGAAAAACTTCTTCTCCAACCACTTACTCTAAACTTAAAACAGGTTTATGAGGTTTCCAAATTCTACAACATGGTTTTTATACCTGCTCATATAGACAGACAATCTTTTGGTGTAATTGGAAGGCTTGGTTTTTTGCCTGAAGAGCTAACTAATTTGACCTTTTTAGAGTTATCTGGCACCAATGAAATAGAATTTACCAAGTTTCTCCCTCAAAACAAAGATTATATTTTTCTCCATTCCTCAGATGCCCATCATCTATGGGAGATAAATGAAAGGGAATTTTTTATTGAAAGTGATATACTGTATACAATATTTTTCAATTAA
- the nuoE gene encoding NADH-quinone oxidoreductase subunit NuoE yields the protein MSCCQGKNLTEENFKKLDEIIEKNKSRRGALIPVLHEAQELFGYLPYEVQKRIAEGLNIPMAEVYGVATFYTRFTLKPTGDHKISVCMGTACYVKGADKILDKLKELLKIDVGETTEDGKFSIEATRCLGACGLAPVVVIDNTVYGKLSVDDVKDILSRY from the coding sequence ATGTCTTGTTGCCAGGGTAAGAATCTGACAGAAGAGAATTTCAAAAAACTTGATGAGATTATTGAAAAAAATAAATCAAGAAGAGGGGCTTTAATTCCAGTTTTACATGAGGCACAGGAGCTTTTTGGATATTTGCCCTATGAAGTTCAAAAAAGAATAGCAGAAGGACTCAATATACCCATGGCGGAGGTTTACGGTGTTGCAACATTTTATACGCGCTTTACGTTAAAGCCGACAGGTGACCATAAGATAAGTGTATGCATGGGTACAGCTTGTTATGTTAAAGGTGCAGATAAAATTTTGGATAAGTTAAAAGAACTTTTAAAGATTGATGTAGGTGAAACAACAGAAGATGGAAAATTTTCGATTGAAGCGACAAGATGCTTAGGAGCTTGCGGACTTGCTCCAGTTGTTGTGATTGACAATACTGTTTACGGGAAATTGAGTGTGGATGATGTTAAAGATATTTTGTCAAGATATTAA
- a CDS encoding ATP-binding protein, which yields MNEISLYILDLVQNSIEAGASLVKIEIVEDLKEDLFTITIEDNGRGIPKDVIDKVTDPFYTTRKTRKVGLGLSLAKQLAMDCEGSFDIERLERGTKIVLKLKHSHIDRPPLRNIAETLLALISGAPNVDFTFCYRNNQSEFTFDTKSIREILGNNVPLNTLSVLDFIRGQLERGLSNLTGGANNK from the coding sequence TTGAACGAGATTTCGCTTTATATCCTTGACCTTGTTCAAAATTCGATAGAAGCAGGTGCAAGTTTAGTTAAGATTGAAATTGTCGAAGATTTGAAAGAGGACCTTTTTACCATTACAATAGAGGATAACGGAAGAGGTATTCCCAAGGATGTTATTGATAAAGTAACAGACCCTTTTTACACTACAAGAAAAACGCGAAAAGTAGGACTTGGTCTTTCTTTAGCAAAACAACTTGCAATGGACTGTGAAGGAAGCTTTGATATTGAAAGGCTCGAAAGAGGCACTAAAATAGTGCTAAAACTGAAACATTCTCATATAGACAGACCTCCTCTTAGAAATATTGCAGAGACCCTACTTGCACTTATAAGTGGAGCACCAAATGTAGATTTTACATTTTGTTACAGAAACAATCAAAGTGAATTTACTTTTGATACGAAAAGCATTCGAGAGATTTTGGGCAATAATGTTCCTTTAAATACTCTGAGCGTTCTTGACTTTATACGTGGTCAGTTAGAAAGAGGTTTATCAAATTTAACCGGAGGTGCAAATAATAAATGA
- a CDS encoding (2Fe-2S) ferredoxin domain-containing protein, translating into MIKSIQELEEIRKKALEELEFRKQQGEGIRVVVGMATCGIAAGARPVMLKFIEEIQKRNLKNVTVVQTGCIGLCKYEPIVEVYEPNKEKVTYVKMTPEKVTRVVAEHLVNGKPVYEYTIGYEENKEANN; encoded by the coding sequence ATGATTAAATCTATTCAAGAGCTTGAAGAAATAAGGAAAAAAGCGTTAGAAGAGCTTGAGTTCAGAAAACAGCAAGGCGAAGGTATAAGAGTTGTTGTTGGTATGGCAACATGTGGAATAGCAGCAGGTGCAAGACCTGTTATGCTAAAATTTATTGAAGAGATTCAAAAAAGAAATTTAAAAAACGTTACAGTTGTTCAAACTGGTTGTATTGGACTTTGCAAGTATGAACCAATTGTAGAGGTTTATGAACCAAATAAAGAAAAGGTCACATATGTCAAGATGACGCCTGAGAAGGTCACAAGGGTTGTTGCAGAGCATTTGGTAAATGGAAAGCCGGTTTATGAGTATACAATTGGCTATGAAGAAAATAAAGAAGCAAATAACTAA
- the nuoF gene encoding NADH-quinone oxidoreductase subunit NuoF → MPLYRSHVLVCGGTGCTSGGSDKIYDAFIKEIEEQNLKDEVQVIRTGCFGLCAEGPIVIVYPEGAFYSKVADSDVKEIVEEHLLKGRIVKRLLYKESIEEGQIKSLNEVKFYKKQMRIALRNCGVINPENIEEYIAYDGYKALAKVLTEMTPEQVIDWVKRSGLRGRGGGGFPTGLKWEFAAKAPGDVKYVVCNADEGDPGAYMDRSILEGDPHSVIEAMAIAGYAIGSKQGYVYVRAEYPLAVKRLEIAIEQARQYGLLGKNILGTGFEFDIEIRLGAGAFVCGEETALMTSIEGHRGEPRPRPPFPAVKGLWGKPTLLNNVETYANIPVIILKGPEWFASIGTEKSKGTKVFALVGKVNNTGLIEVPMGTTVREIVEDIGGGIPGGKKFKAVQTGGPSGGCIPASLMDTPIDFDSLTALGTMMGSGGMIVMDEDTCMVDIAKFFLEFTVDESCGKCPPCRIGTRRMLEILQKITSGNGTEEDLEKLEELAYSIKDSALCGLGQTAPNPVLSTLRYFRDEYEAHVKEKRCPAGACKALLRIVIDKDLCKGCGICAKNCPANAITGQIKKPFEIDQSKCIKCGVCIEKCPFKAISKKA, encoded by the coding sequence ATGCCATTGTACAGATCGCATGTTCTTGTATGTGGTGGGACAGGTTGTACATCAGGTGGGTCAGATAAAATTTATGATGCTTTCATTAAAGAAATAGAAGAACAAAACCTAAAAGATGAAGTTCAGGTAATTCGCACTGGATGTTTTGGTCTTTGTGCGGAAGGTCCAATTGTAATTGTTTATCCTGAAGGAGCATTTTACAGCAAAGTTGCAGACTCTGATGTAAAAGAGATTGTGGAAGAGCATCTTTTAAAAGGAAGAATAGTAAAGAGGCTTTTGTATAAAGAATCCATAGAAGAAGGTCAGATAAAATCATTAAATGAGGTTAAATTCTATAAAAAACAGATGCGAATTGCTCTTAGAAACTGCGGTGTTATAAATCCAGAAAATATTGAAGAATATATTGCATATGATGGATACAAGGCTTTGGCAAAGGTTCTTACAGAAATGACACCTGAACAGGTGATTGACTGGGTAAAAAGGTCAGGTCTTAGAGGAAGAGGTGGCGGTGGATTTCCAACAGGACTCAAATGGGAGTTTGCAGCAAAAGCTCCAGGTGATGTTAAGTATGTTGTTTGCAACGCAGACGAAGGTGACCCAGGAGCGTACATGGACAGAAGCATCTTAGAAGGTGACCCGCATTCTGTAATTGAAGCAATGGCTATCGCTGGATATGCAATTGGTTCAAAGCAAGGTTACGTTTATGTCAGAGCAGAGTATCCATTGGCAGTAAAGAGATTAGAAATTGCTATTGAACAAGCAAGACAGTACGGACTTTTGGGTAAGAATATACTCGGCACAGGATTTGAATTTGATATCGAGATAAGGCTTGGTGCTGGTGCATTTGTCTGCGGTGAGGAGACAGCGCTGATGACATCAATTGAAGGGCACAGAGGAGAACCAAGACCAAGACCACCATTCCCAGCTGTAAAAGGTTTGTGGGGAAAACCTACTTTACTTAATAACGTTGAGACATACGCAAACATTCCAGTGATAATTCTAAAGGGACCAGAGTGGTTTGCATCAATTGGAACAGAGAAGAGCAAAGGGACAAAAGTTTTTGCACTTGTTGGAAAGGTTAACAATACAGGTCTCATTGAGGTACCAATGGGAACAACTGTAAGAGAGATAGTTGAGGATATTGGTGGTGGAATTCCTGGCGGCAAGAAATTTAAGGCAGTTCAAACAGGTGGACCATCAGGTGGATGTATTCCAGCATCGCTCATGGACACACCAATTGACTTTGATTCTTTGACTGCACTTGGTACAATGATGGGATCTGGCGGTATGATTGTAATGGATGAAGATACCTGTATGGTTGATATAGCAAAATTCTTTTTAGAATTTACAGTTGACGAGTCATGCGGAAAATGTCCACCATGTAGAATAGGGACAAGAAGAATGCTTGAAATTTTGCAGAAGATAACAAGCGGAAATGGCACAGAAGAGGATTTAGAAAAGTTAGAAGAACTTGCATACTCAATTAAAGACAGTGCTCTTTGCGGACTTGGTCAGACTGCACCAAACCCTGTTTTAAGCACGCTGAGATATTTCAGAGATGAGTATGAAGCGCATGTAAAAGAAAAAAGATGTCCAGCAGGTGCTTGCAAGGCACTGCTCAGGATTGTGATAGATAAAGACCTTTGCAAAGGTTGTGGCATATGTGCTAAGAATTGTCCTGCAAATGCTATCACAGGACAGATTAAAAAGCCTTTTGAGATTGATCAGAGCAAATGTATTAAATGCGGTGTTTGCATAGAGAAGTGTCCGTTTAAAGCAATCTCCAAGAAGGCATAA
- a CDS encoding NADH-dependent [FeFe] hydrogenase, group A6, with protein MEMVNITIDGKKIQVPKDYTVLQAAREAGVEIPTLCYLKGINEIGACRMCVVEVKGARSLQAACVYPVSEGMEVITNSERVRRARKVNLELILSNHDRSCLTCVRSGNCELQKLAEDLNVKQIRYEGENIRRPLDDFSPSVVRDPNKCILCKRCINVCRNVQEVGVINANYRGFRTVISTAFDRSLNDVACTMCGQCIQACPVGALREKDSTDIVWKALADKNKYVVVQAAPAVRVALGEEFGLPIGTRVTGKMVTALKMLGFDKVFDTDTGADLTIMEEGTELINRIKNGGKLPLITSCSPGWIKFCEHYFPEFLDNLSTCKSPHEMFGAILKTYFAQKMGIDPANMFVVSVMPCTAKKFEAQREELAASGYPDVDAVLTTRELARMIKEAGIDFVNLPDSHFDDPMGDATGAGVIFGTTGGVMEAALRTVYEVLTGKTLENVEITQVRGLEGIREAEIDVGTMKIKAAVAHGLANAKKLLEMVKNGEKEYHFIEIMACPGGCIMGGGQPIVPAKVKEKVDVAKLRASAIYDEDRSLPIRKSHENPAVKRLYEEFLDHPNSEKAHHILHTHYKKRPLY; from the coding sequence ATGGAAATGGTGAATATAACAATAGATGGCAAGAAGATTCAGGTGCCAAAGGATTATACAGTGCTTCAAGCAGCACGCGAAGCAGGAGTTGAGATTCCAACCCTTTGTTATCTAAAAGGTATAAATGAAATTGGTGCTTGCAGAATGTGCGTTGTTGAAGTAAAAGGGGCAAGAAGCTTGCAGGCTGCTTGTGTTTATCCTGTGTCAGAAGGCATGGAGGTCATCACAAACAGTGAAAGGGTAAGAAGAGCAAGAAAGGTTAATCTTGAACTTATTCTTTCAAATCATGACAGGAGCTGCTTGACATGTGTCAGAAGTGGAAACTGTGAACTTCAAAAACTCGCAGAAGATTTAAATGTTAAGCAGATTAGATATGAAGGTGAAAATATAAGAAGACCTCTCGATGATTTTTCACCTTCTGTTGTAAGAGATCCAAATAAATGTATACTTTGCAAAAGATGTATAAATGTTTGCAGGAATGTTCAAGAGGTTGGAGTTATTAATGCAAATTACAGAGGTTTCAGAACAGTTATATCCACCGCATTTGACAGAAGTTTGAATGATGTTGCATGTACAATGTGCGGTCAATGTATTCAGGCTTGCCCAGTTGGAGCTTTAAGAGAGAAAGACTCAACAGACATTGTATGGAAGGCTTTAGCAGACAAGAACAAATATGTTGTTGTTCAAGCGGCCCCAGCTGTGAGAGTTGCACTTGGTGAAGAGTTTGGACTACCAATTGGTACAAGAGTTACCGGCAAGATGGTAACTGCTCTCAAGATGCTTGGGTTTGACAAAGTATTTGATACAGACACAGGCGCAGACCTTACCATTATGGAAGAAGGTACAGAGCTTATTAACCGAATTAAAAACGGTGGTAAGTTACCGCTAATAACCTCATGTTCACCAGGCTGGATAAAGTTCTGTGAGCACTACTTTCCAGAATTTTTAGACAACTTATCAACTTGCAAATCACCACATGAGATGTTTGGTGCTATTTTAAAGACATACTTTGCACAGAAGATGGGAATTGACCCTGCGAATATGTTTGTTGTATCTGTCATGCCATGTACCGCTAAGAAATTCGAAGCTCAAAGAGAAGAACTTGCTGCAAGTGGATATCCAGATGTTGATGCAGTATTGACGACAAGAGAGCTCGCAAGAATGATAAAAGAAGCGGGAATTGACTTTGTGAACTTGCCAGATAGCCACTTTGACGACCCAATGGGAGATGCAACAGGTGCAGGTGTCATCTTTGGAACAACAGGCGGTGTAATGGAAGCAGCACTGCGAACTGTATATGAAGTGCTAACAGGAAAAACACTTGAAAATGTCGAAATTACTCAAGTTCGTGGCCTTGAAGGAATAAGAGAGGCTGAGATTGATGTTGGCACTATGAAGATTAAAGCAGCTGTTGCACATGGTCTTGCAAACGCTAAAAAACTTCTTGAGATGGTCAAAAACGGAGAAAAAGAGTATCATTTTATAGAAATTATGGCATGTCCCGGTGGCTGCATAATGGGTGGTGGACAGCCAATTGTTCCTGCAAAGGTAAAAGAAAAAGTAGATGTTGCAAAACTCAGAGCAAGCGCAATATACGACGAAGATAGGTCCCTGCCAATAAGAAAGTCTCATGAAAACCCTGCTGTAAAAAGATTATATGAAGAGTTTTTAGACCATCCAAATAGTGAAAAAGCTCATCATATTCTGCATACACACTATAAAAAAAGACCACTATACTGA